Proteins encoded by one window of Bactrocera oleae isolate idBacOlea1 chromosome 4, idBacOlea1, whole genome shotgun sequence:
- the Pdk gene encoding pyruvate dehydrogenase (acetyl-transferring) kinase, mitochondrial isoform X1 — protein MRLFPVRLSNITKMLDMYSQFNPSPLSIKQFMDFGQNACEKKSFIFLRKELPVRLANIMKEIALLPDHLLNTQSVSQVSSWYVQSFEEVLEFEKAEPTHSNLEKFCNTLVHIRNRHSDVVQTMAQGVIEMKEHQGGPVDCGMESSIQYFLDRLYMSRISIRMLINQHTILFGQFPNEQGRHIGCLDPACQISSVVRDAYENARFLCDQYYLISPELEITEHNPDDTANSPIRTVYVPSHLYHMLFELFKNSMRAVVENNDQDKCEKLPPIKVLIAEGKEDICVKISDQGGGIPRSQTDQLFKYMYSTAPQPSKSDLHTVPLAGYGYGLPISRLYARYFHGDIVLLSCEGYGTDAIIYMKAISDEANELLPIFNKTSSKFYRATVPTGDWSNQSSDMNARQLNASAPKRYNDML, from the exons GTCAAAATGCATGTGAGAAGAAATCATTTATATTTCTGCGTAAAGAACTGCCCGTTCGTTTGGCGAATATCATGAAGGAGATCGCGTTGCTTCCCGACCATTTGCTTAACACCCAATCCGTAAGCCAGGTTAGCTCATGGTATGTGCAAAGCTTCGAGGAGGTGCTGGAGTTCGAAAAGGCCGAACCAACGCATAGTAATTTAGAAAA GTTTTGCAACACTTTGGTGCACATACGCAATAGGCACAGTGATGTTGTGCAAACAATGGCTCAGGGCGTCATCGAAATGAAGGAGCATCAGGGCGGACCCGTTGATTGCGGCATGGAATCGTCGATACAATACTTCCTCGATCGGTTATACATGTCACGCATTAGCATACGAATGCTAATCAATCAGCACA CTATACTATTCGGCCAGTTTCCCAATGAGCAAGGTCGTCATATTGGCTGCTTGGATCCAGCATGTCAGATCTCGTCGGTGGTAAGAGATGCCTATGAAAACGCACGCTTTCTCTGCGATCAATACTACCTGATCAGTCCAGAACTGGAAATAACTGAACATAATCCAGACGACACAGCAAATAGTCCCATACGCACTGTTTATGTGCCCTCGCATTTATACCACATGCTTTTCGAGCTGTTTAAAAATTCCATGCGTGCTGTTGTGGAAAATAACGATCAGGATAAATGTGAAAAGCTGCCACCCATTAAGGTGCTCATAGCGGAGGGCAAAGAGGATATATGTGTGAAG ATCTCCGACCAAGGTGGCGGCATTCCACGTTCCCAAACAGATCAGttgttcaaatatatgtacagcaCAGCACCACAGCCATCAAAATCCGATCTACATACGGTGCCATTAGCTGGGTATGGCTATGGCTTGCCCATTTCACGTTTATATGCGCGCTACTTCCATGGGGATATTGTATTGTTGTCGTGTGAAGGATATGGCACCGATGCCATTATTTATATGAAG GCGATTTCAGATGAAGCTAACGAGCTGTTGCCCATTTTCAACAAGACGAGCTCGAAATTTTATCGCGCCACCGTGCCCACTGGCGATTGGTCTAACCAG aGCTCTGACATGAATGCCAGGCAGTTGAATGCTTCGGCACCGAAGCGCTACAATGATATGTTATAG
- the ced-6 gene encoding PTB domain-containing adapter protein ced-6 encodes MSQLMFWNKQNNNNNIKNQSNDSNKSDKNGATEDAKKDKRNWLHTPDALVNGHVVYLVKFFGNLPVEQAKGIEVVKDAIRKLQFAQEMKKAETGTQEKCKKVEITISVDGVAVQEPRTQKILHQFPLHNISYCADEKGVKKFFSFIAKTVKPLDGINGTSTGSSNGVSSSNGSNSTGGSNTEETHECFVFISNKLASDITLTIGQAFDLAYKKYINSVEKTDLGKAQQQNSELEKALAIYKSRLRELSMKLPKTELDSMLFKMGIQDILDLPAAENGALTNGSATKANTLEDKLLIDTNSTHSMKSSSGSSSSFVPIVPPRNNLPSQIIHKSNSQKMEELLLNSDSDSDFDPRADECVDGGSSSSSGGGKNISNDLFGFEPAKSYGQQLFTNQNNNINNNNDSKSVNNNHNSINLSLSSASVGNNSNSLSNNNFTSDLTPPLLAPPPKVAAPRRSTSVTNSITSTNNNNNVALTNGNTDLFGSDPFEINNGPSIFKSKMMSVDDFTLESLDPLRK; translated from the exons ATGTCGCAGTTGATGTTTTGGAACaaacagaacaacaacaataacataaaaaatcaatCAAACGATAGCAATAAAAGCGATAAAAACGGTGCTACGGAGGATGCGAAAAAGGACAAGCGCAATTGGTTGCACACGCCCGATGCGCTTGTGAATGGCCACGTCGTCTATCTAGTCAAG TTCTTTGGTAATTTACCTGTGGAGCAGGCCAAAGGCATTGAAGTGGTTAAAGATGCCATACGCAAGCTGCAGTTTGCCCAGGAGATGAAAAAGGCCGAGACGGGTACACAGGAAAAGTGTAAAAAAGTCGAAATCACCATCAGCGTGGATGGTGTCGCTGTACAAGAGCCACGTACACAGAAGATCCTCCATCAATTCCCGCTTCACAACATTTCGTATTGTGCCGACGAGAAGGGTGTGAAGAAGTTCTTTAGTTTTATTGCCAAAACAGTAAAGCCACTGGATGGCATCAATGGCACCTCCACGGGTAGCAGCAATGGCGTGAGTAGCTCCAACGGCAGTAACAGCACCGGTGGTAGTAATACTGAGGAGACACATGAGTGCTTCGTATTCATATCTAATAAATTGGCGTCGGACATTACACTGACTATAGGGCAGGCGTTCGACTTGGCTTACAA AAAATACATCAACAGCGTTGAGAAGACAGACCTGGGTAAGGCGCAGCAGCAGAATTCCGAGCTGGAAAAAGCGCTCGCCATTTACAAGAGTCGACTGCGCGAGTTATCAATGAAACTGCCAAAAACCGAACTGGATTCGATGCTGTTCAAAATGGGCATCCAAGATATACTGGATCTGCCGGCTGCTGAAAATGGTGCGCTAACCAACGGCAGCGCCACCAAAGCGAACA CGCTTGAAGATAAACTGTTGATTGACACCAATTCAACGCATTCGATGAAGTCATCGTCGGGTTCGTCATCATCCTTTGTGCCAATTGTGCCGCCACGCAACAATCTACCAAGCCAAATCATACACAAATCGAATAGCCAAAAAATGGAGGAGCTGCTGCTCAACTCCGACTCGGATAGTGACTTTGATCCGCGCGCCGATGAGTGCGTCGAcggtggcagcagcagcagcagcggtggCGGCAAGAACATTAGCAACGATCTGTTCGGATTTGAGCCAGCCAAATCGTATGGCCAACAATTGTTTACCAATCAGAAtaacaatatcaacaacaacaacgatagtAAATCGGtgaacaacaaccacaatagcATTAATTTAAGTTTGAGCAGCGCTAGTGtcggcaacaacagcaatagtttaagcaacaacaactttacAAGCGATTTAACGCCGCCGTTAC TGGCACCTCCGCCTAAAGTGGCCGCACCTAGACGCAGTACATCGGTCACGAACAGCATCACGagcacaaacaacaataataacgtAGCCCTGACCAACGGCAATACAGATTTATTCGGCTCGGATCCATTCGAAATAAATAATGGACCCAGTATTTTCAAG AGCAAGATGATGAGCGTAGATGACTTCACGTTGGAGAGTTTGGATCCACTGCGAAAGTAA
- the Pdk gene encoding pyruvate dehydrogenase (acetyl-transferring) kinase, mitochondrial isoform X2, with protein MRLFPVRLSNITKMLDMYSQFNPSPLSIKQFMDFGQNACEKKSFIFLRKELPVRLANIMKEIALLPDHLLNTQSVSQVSSWYVQSFEEVLEFEKAEPTHSNLEKFCNTLVHIRNRHSDVVQTMAQGVIEMKEHQGGPVDCGMESSIQYFLDRLYMSRISIRMLINQHTILFGQFPNEQGRHIGCLDPACQISSVVRDAYENARFLCDQYYLISPELEITEHNPDDTANSPIRTVYVPSHLYHMLFELFKNSMRAVVENNDQDKCEKLPPIKVLIAEGKEDICVKISDQGGGIPRSQTDQLFKYMYSTAPQPSKSDLHTVPLAGYGYGLPISRLYARYFHGDIVLLSCEGYGTDAIIYMKAISDEANELLPIFNKTSSKFYRATVPTGDWSNQNFSNRWRYIYSLFSSKNN; from the exons GTCAAAATGCATGTGAGAAGAAATCATTTATATTTCTGCGTAAAGAACTGCCCGTTCGTTTGGCGAATATCATGAAGGAGATCGCGTTGCTTCCCGACCATTTGCTTAACACCCAATCCGTAAGCCAGGTTAGCTCATGGTATGTGCAAAGCTTCGAGGAGGTGCTGGAGTTCGAAAAGGCCGAACCAACGCATAGTAATTTAGAAAA GTTTTGCAACACTTTGGTGCACATACGCAATAGGCACAGTGATGTTGTGCAAACAATGGCTCAGGGCGTCATCGAAATGAAGGAGCATCAGGGCGGACCCGTTGATTGCGGCATGGAATCGTCGATACAATACTTCCTCGATCGGTTATACATGTCACGCATTAGCATACGAATGCTAATCAATCAGCACA CTATACTATTCGGCCAGTTTCCCAATGAGCAAGGTCGTCATATTGGCTGCTTGGATCCAGCATGTCAGATCTCGTCGGTGGTAAGAGATGCCTATGAAAACGCACGCTTTCTCTGCGATCAATACTACCTGATCAGTCCAGAACTGGAAATAACTGAACATAATCCAGACGACACAGCAAATAGTCCCATACGCACTGTTTATGTGCCCTCGCATTTATACCACATGCTTTTCGAGCTGTTTAAAAATTCCATGCGTGCTGTTGTGGAAAATAACGATCAGGATAAATGTGAAAAGCTGCCACCCATTAAGGTGCTCATAGCGGAGGGCAAAGAGGATATATGTGTGAAG ATCTCCGACCAAGGTGGCGGCATTCCACGTTCCCAAACAGATCAGttgttcaaatatatgtacagcaCAGCACCACAGCCATCAAAATCCGATCTACATACGGTGCCATTAGCTGGGTATGGCTATGGCTTGCCCATTTCACGTTTATATGCGCGCTACTTCCATGGGGATATTGTATTGTTGTCGTGTGAAGGATATGGCACCGATGCCATTATTTATATGAAG GCGATTTCAGATGAAGCTAACGAGCTGTTGCCCATTTTCAACAAGACGAGCTCGAAATTTTATCGCGCCACCGTGCCCACTGGCGATTGGTCTAACCAG aaTTTTTCCAACCGTTGGCGTTATATATATAGTCTCTTCTCGTCCAAAAACAATTAG